A region from the Kribbella shirazensis genome encodes:
- a CDS encoding dihydrofolate reductase family protein: MSALRVNNLAISLDGFATGDGQSLEAPFGHAGERLHEWYVSTRFFHAQDGLPGGTLGVDNAFAEQHEQGFGAEIMGAGKFGPPNWQDDPDWKGWWGPNPPFHTPVFVVTHRPRPSIEMDGGTTYHFVDAAPSEVLEQARQAADGADVRLGGGPTVVREFLTAGLVDYMHVAQVPILLGRGVRLWDGLESLEDAFDIEVVSSPSGVTHLTFVAKPR, encoded by the coding sequence ATGTCCGCACTCCGCGTCAACAACCTCGCCATCTCGCTCGACGGTTTCGCCACCGGCGACGGCCAGTCGCTCGAGGCCCCGTTCGGGCACGCCGGCGAGCGGCTGCACGAGTGGTACGTCAGCACCCGGTTCTTCCACGCGCAGGACGGCCTGCCCGGCGGCACACTCGGCGTCGACAACGCGTTCGCCGAGCAGCACGAGCAGGGATTCGGCGCCGAGATCATGGGCGCCGGCAAGTTCGGCCCGCCGAACTGGCAGGACGACCCCGACTGGAAGGGCTGGTGGGGCCCGAACCCGCCGTTCCACACGCCGGTCTTCGTCGTCACCCACCGCCCACGGCCGTCGATCGAGATGGACGGCGGTACGACGTACCACTTCGTCGACGCCGCCCCGAGCGAGGTGCTGGAGCAGGCCCGGCAGGCGGCGGACGGCGCCGACGTACGACTCGGCGGCGGGCCGACCGTGGTGCGGGAGTTCCTGACCGCGGGGCTGGTCGACTACATGCACGTGGCGCAGGTGCCGATCCTGCTCGGCCGCGGCGTCCGCCTCTGGGACGGCCTGGAATCCCTCGAGGATGCCTTCGACATCGAGGTGGTCTCGTCGCCGAGCGGCGTCACGCACCTGACCTTCGTCGCCAAGCCGCGGTAG
- a CDS encoding dihydrofolate reductase family protein has protein sequence MTATYTFDVFSSLDGFGAHTGDWGGYWGKQGPELLAHRLALYSQELRMVFGATTYRAHAEILASGIETEALDPWVTRMRELPATVISSTLQAPLDWPDARVAGDPVETVRRLKEESDVPIRSHGSITVNRILLAAGLVDRIQVTVFPVICGQTGADPVFSGAGDFDLELLDARTFDGHIQELTYRPTRHVGP, from the coding sequence ATGACTGCGACTTACACCTTCGACGTCTTCAGCAGCCTGGACGGGTTCGGGGCGCACACCGGCGACTGGGGCGGGTACTGGGGCAAGCAGGGTCCCGAACTGCTGGCGCACCGTCTCGCCTTGTACAGCCAGGAGCTCCGGATGGTCTTCGGGGCCACCACGTATCGCGCCCATGCGGAGATACTTGCGTCGGGCATCGAAACCGAGGCGCTCGATCCGTGGGTGACGCGGATGAGGGAGCTGCCGGCGACCGTGATCTCGTCCACGCTGCAGGCGCCCTTGGACTGGCCGGACGCCCGCGTCGCGGGCGATCCGGTGGAGACCGTCCGGCGGCTCAAGGAAGAGTCCGACGTACCGATCCGCTCCCACGGCAGCATCACCGTGAACCGCATCCTCCTGGCGGCCGGCCTCGTCGACCGCATCCAGGTGACAGTCTTCCCGGTGATCTGCGGGCAGACCGGCGCGGACCCGGTCTTCTCCGGTGCCGGCGACTTCGACCTCGAACTACTCGATGCCCGCACCTTCGACGGTCACATCCAGGAGCTCACCTATCGCCCGACGCGGCACGTCGGACCGTGA
- a CDS encoding helix-turn-helix domain-containing protein translates to MSSDGEPRRRADVRRNEKALLDAAAAVFVVSGIDAPVRDIAARAGVGVGTVYRHFPSRADLVVAVYRHQVEACAQAGPEYLESESTPYAALLRWVDDFVDFLVTKHGLAGALSQGEGFAALHTYFLDRLVPVCADLLAAARASGEVARPDVEALEFMRAIGNLCIGAGEDKRYDARKMVAILAGGLTVRRAASGDR, encoded by the coding sequence GTGAGCTCCGACGGTGAGCCCCGGCGGCGGGCCGATGTCCGCCGCAACGAGAAGGCGCTGCTCGACGCGGCGGCCGCGGTGTTCGTGGTGTCGGGCATCGACGCGCCGGTGCGGGACATCGCCGCCCGTGCGGGGGTCGGCGTCGGGACGGTCTACCGGCACTTCCCGAGCCGGGCGGACCTGGTCGTCGCCGTCTACCGGCATCAGGTCGAGGCGTGCGCGCAGGCCGGACCGGAGTACCTGGAGTCCGAGTCGACGCCGTACGCCGCGCTGCTGCGCTGGGTGGATGATTTCGTCGACTTCCTGGTCACGAAGCATGGCCTCGCGGGCGCGCTGAGCCAGGGGGAGGGGTTCGCGGCGCTGCACACGTACTTCCTCGACCGGCTCGTGCCGGTGTGCGCCGACCTGCTCGCCGCGGCGCGCGCCTCCGGGGAGGTCGCGCGCCCGGACGTCGAGGCGCTGGAGTTCATGCGCGCGATCGGCAACCTGTGCATCGGTGCGGGCGAGGACAAGCGGTACGACGCCCGCAAGATGGTCGCGATCCTGGCCGGGGGACTCACGGTCCGACGTGCCGCGTCGGGCGATAGGTGA
- a CDS encoding aldo/keto reductase, which produces MQYRTLGRTGVQVSTLALGAMNFGAIGRTSQDDVTALIDKALAAGVNLIDTADMYSNGQSEELVGRAIAGRRDDVVLATKGSLPMGDDRNRRGGSRRWLTTALDNSLRRLGVEHVDLYQVHRWDPSTSDEETLSALTDLQRAGKIRYLGTSEYPAYRLVEAQWAADRHHLGRFVSEQPSYSILQRGAEAEVLPVAQQYGLGVLAWSPLASGWLSGAVRAGQTMTTSRSKVMPERFDTTIPANAAKLEAVEQVAKVAEQAGLTMIQLALGFVIAHPGVTSALIGPRTPEHLDSQLAAADTVLSSDVLDALDLIVAPGIDLAAAEKHAVAPALTEPALRRRS; this is translated from the coding sequence ATGCAGTACCGCACTCTCGGGCGTACCGGCGTCCAGGTCAGCACGCTGGCGCTCGGCGCGATGAACTTCGGCGCGATCGGGCGCACGAGCCAGGACGACGTCACCGCGCTGATCGACAAGGCGCTGGCCGCGGGCGTCAACCTGATCGACACCGCCGACATGTACTCCAACGGTCAGTCCGAGGAACTGGTCGGCCGGGCGATCGCGGGCCGGCGCGACGACGTCGTACTCGCGACCAAAGGCAGTCTGCCGATGGGCGACGACCGCAACCGGCGCGGCGGCTCGCGACGCTGGCTCACCACGGCCCTCGACAACAGCCTGCGCCGGCTCGGCGTCGAGCACGTCGATCTCTATCAGGTGCACCGGTGGGACCCGAGCACGAGTGACGAGGAGACCCTGTCGGCGCTGACCGACCTGCAACGCGCGGGGAAGATCCGGTACCTCGGTACGTCGGAGTACCCGGCGTACCGGCTGGTCGAGGCGCAATGGGCCGCCGATCGGCACCATCTCGGCCGGTTCGTGAGCGAGCAGCCGAGCTACTCGATCCTGCAGCGCGGGGCCGAGGCGGAAGTTCTGCCGGTCGCTCAGCAGTATGGGCTCGGGGTGCTCGCGTGGAGTCCACTCGCCTCGGGGTGGTTGTCCGGCGCCGTACGCGCGGGGCAGACGATGACGACGAGCCGGTCCAAGGTCATGCCGGAGCGTTTCGATACGACCATTCCGGCCAACGCCGCGAAGCTCGAGGCGGTCGAGCAGGTCGCCAAGGTCGCCGAGCAGGCCGGGTTGACGATGATCCAGCTCGCGCTCGGGTTCGTGATCGCGCACCCTGGTGTGACGAGCGCGCTGATCGGTCCGCGGACGCCGGAGCACCTCGACTCGCAGCTCGCCGCGGCCGACACCGTGCTGTCGTCCGACGTCCTCGACGCTCTCGACCTGATCGTTGCTCCGGGCATCGACCTTGCCGCTGCGGAGAAGCACGCGGTCGCACCAGCGCTGACTGAGCCGGCGCTGCGGCGGCGCTCGTGA
- a CDS encoding LLM class flavin-dependent oxidoreductase: MNPVSFGIMTPPMQVEYADVLRLWQEADDVPEIEHAWVFDHLMPIGGDPHGPVFEGWTLLAALAAVTQRLRVGVMVSSNRFRPPAVLAKIATTVDIVSGGRLDFGIGAGSRPSHPPARREYDAHGLPYDDFSDSVDALAEACTVIRRLWTETEPFDFHGKHVQLTGAIGNPRPAQPPPILIGGRSTRTLRVAAEHADLWNIPGDNALPDAISRSALLDRYCTELSRDPSTITRSIALSVSYDDPDLTRTTAEAAIQAGFTHIVLILPTPWPPHLVHHLANTIRPLLS, encoded by the coding sequence GTGAACCCGGTGTCGTTCGGCATCATGACGCCGCCGATGCAGGTCGAGTACGCCGACGTACTGCGGTTGTGGCAGGAAGCCGACGACGTACCCGAAATCGAGCACGCGTGGGTGTTCGACCACCTGATGCCGATCGGCGGCGATCCTCACGGGCCGGTCTTCGAGGGATGGACCCTGCTTGCCGCGCTGGCCGCAGTGACCCAGCGGCTGCGTGTCGGGGTGATGGTCAGCAGCAACAGGTTCCGCCCGCCGGCGGTGCTGGCGAAGATCGCGACCACCGTCGACATCGTGTCGGGCGGCCGACTGGACTTCGGCATCGGGGCCGGTTCGCGACCGAGTCATCCGCCGGCGCGACGGGAGTACGACGCCCACGGTCTGCCGTACGACGACTTCAGCGACTCCGTCGACGCGCTGGCCGAGGCCTGCACGGTGATCCGCCGCCTGTGGACCGAGACCGAACCCTTCGACTTCCACGGGAAACACGTCCAGCTCACCGGCGCGATCGGCAACCCTCGCCCCGCTCAACCGCCACCGATCCTCATCGGCGGCCGCTCGACCCGGACCCTCCGCGTCGCCGCCGAACACGCCGACCTGTGGAACATCCCCGGCGACAACGCCCTGCCCGACGCCATCTCCCGCAGCGCCCTCCTCGACCGCTACTGCACCGAGCTGAGCCGCGACCCCTCGACCATCACGCGCTCAATCGCCCTCTCCGTCTCGTACGACGACCCGGATCTGACCCGCACCACCGCCGAAGCCGCCATCCAGGCCGGCTTCACCCACATAGTCCTGATCCTCCCCACCCCCTGGCCCCCTCACCTCGTCCACCACCTGGCCAACACGATCCGCCCCCTACTCAGCTGA
- a CDS encoding aminoglycoside adenylyltransferase domain-containing protein, producing MTLPAPVRDLCDRFLLLAERELPVGLLTGLYLHGGLVFGEWAPRESDVDFVATLAHRPEPAEVEALRGVHAQMVASSSIRFDGPHLLAADLACDPRTLPPVPQMIPTRKLEILASPSWMITWHELAQAGITITGPELSTLQIWTDKQALHDYTVDNLDTYWRSNAEGLARATPADLPTDQRERDYLLTHCILASVRLHHLLVTGEMTAKSRAGRWALTHYDERWHRVLTEGLRLRDASGTSGYVDQADLLADVRDFLAYVVATGTGRPVAPAA from the coding sequence GTGACGCTCCCAGCCCCCGTGCGAGACCTGTGTGACCGCTTCCTGTTGCTGGCTGAGCGGGAGTTGCCTGTAGGGCTACTGACCGGGCTCTACCTCCATGGTGGATTGGTCTTCGGCGAGTGGGCGCCGCGGGAGTCCGACGTCGACTTCGTCGCTACGCTCGCCCACCGGCCGGAGCCGGCGGAAGTGGAGGCGCTGCGGGGCGTCCACGCACAGATGGTGGCATCCTCCTCGATCCGGTTCGACGGGCCGCACCTGCTCGCCGCCGACCTGGCATGCGACCCGCGCACGCTGCCGCCGGTGCCGCAGATGATCCCCACCAGGAAACTCGAGATTCTCGCCTCGCCGTCGTGGATGATCACGTGGCACGAACTGGCCCAGGCCGGGATCACGATCACCGGCCCGGAGCTGTCCACTCTTCAGATCTGGACCGACAAGCAGGCGTTGCATGACTACACCGTGGACAACCTCGACACCTACTGGCGCAGCAACGCCGAAGGCCTGGCCCGGGCAACCCCCGCCGACCTCCCAACGGACCAACGCGAACGCGACTATCTGCTCACGCACTGCATCCTCGCCTCCGTGCGTCTGCACCACCTCTTGGTCACCGGCGAGATGACCGCGAAGTCGCGCGCCGGCCGCTGGGCACTGACCCACTACGACGAGCGCTGGCACCGGGTTCTGACCGAGGGCCTACGCCTGCGCGACGCCTCCGGCACTTCCGGCTACGTCGACCAGGCTGATCTACTCGCGGACGTCCGGGACTTCCTGGCGTACGTCGTGGCGACGGGCACTGGCAGGCCCGTAGCACCGGCGGCCTGA
- a CDS encoding macro domain-containing protein, which produces MISNRGGVGMTSPQLLLVDLDGDLVSAWRRVFAVEIAEGAIEVRQGSLLDVLPEVDAVLTAGNSYGQMDGGVDRALAGHWPGVQRSVWAAVADEYHGYQPVGTASVVPTGDERCRWLVYAPTMRVPMALSGGLDIAVHDAFWAALLAVGRHPAKVTRVAAPGFGTGYGRVSPARAAQLMAAAYTMWGLPATTRISQREELLHVR; this is translated from the coding sequence ATGATCTCCAACCGCGGGGGCGTCGGTATGACCTCGCCCCAGCTCCTGCTCGTCGATCTCGACGGCGATCTCGTCTCGGCTTGGCGTCGGGTCTTCGCCGTTGAGATCGCTGAGGGCGCGATCGAAGTACGCCAAGGATCGTTGCTGGACGTGCTGCCGGAAGTCGACGCCGTACTGACGGCCGGGAACAGCTACGGCCAGATGGACGGGGGCGTCGACCGAGCACTCGCCGGGCACTGGCCCGGCGTCCAACGATCGGTCTGGGCAGCGGTGGCCGACGAGTACCACGGGTACCAGCCGGTCGGCACGGCGAGCGTGGTTCCTACCGGCGACGAGCGCTGCCGTTGGCTCGTGTACGCACCGACCATGCGGGTGCCGATGGCGTTGTCGGGCGGGTTGGACATCGCCGTACACGACGCTTTCTGGGCCGCTCTGTTGGCGGTCGGCCGTCACCCGGCGAAGGTCACGAGGGTTGCCGCACCCGGCTTCGGTACGGGCTACGGCCGTGTGTCACCCGCCCGAGCCGCACAGCTCATGGCCGCCGCCTACACCATGTGGGGCCTGCCGGCCACCACGCGCATTTCCCAACGCGAGGAACTCCTTCACGTGCGCTAG
- a CDS encoding chloramphenicol phosphotransferase CPT family protein, whose product MTPSVIFLNGPSSAGKTTLGRALQDTLDEPYLLMGLDTCFAMVPAQWSGGPMGAHRAQGFQYVDLPDENGQPVTGISHGPVGLRMLKGFHRAVREFVAAGNAVIVDEMMLSPDVRDHWITTFADLDVLWVGVQCDLAELERRETTRKGRAGLARWSEKRVHEGMPYDLWLDTTTQTPEAGARQVATHC is encoded by the coding sequence ATGACTCCTTCGGTCATCTTCCTCAACGGTCCGTCATCCGCCGGCAAGACGACGCTGGGTAGGGCGCTCCAGGACACCTTGGATGAGCCCTACTTGTTGATGGGCCTGGACACATGCTTCGCGATGGTGCCCGCGCAGTGGTCCGGCGGTCCGATGGGGGCTCATCGCGCGCAGGGGTTCCAGTACGTCGACCTACCGGACGAGAACGGCCAACCCGTGACCGGGATCTCGCACGGACCGGTCGGGCTGCGCATGTTGAAGGGTTTCCACCGGGCGGTGCGCGAATTCGTTGCGGCGGGCAACGCTGTCATCGTCGACGAGATGATGCTGAGCCCCGACGTACGGGACCACTGGATCACCACGTTCGCGGACCTCGACGTCCTGTGGGTCGGCGTCCAGTGCGACCTGGCCGAACTCGAACGCCGCGAGACCACCCGCAAGGGCCGCGCCGGTCTCGCCCGCTGGTCCGAGAAGCGCGTCCACGAAGGCATGCCCTACGACCTCTGGCTCGACACAACCACCCAAACCCCCGAGGCCGGCGCCCGCCAAGTCGCAACACACTGTTGA